The following DNA comes from Cucumis sativus cultivar 9930 chromosome 7, Cucumber_9930_V3, whole genome shotgun sequence.
AGTATATTTTTGACTCTACCGACTTATAGAATGATCCATTTCTTTAATgaacttttagtttttccCGAAGGTGTCTGTCTATAACTGCAAAATGCTGTCTGCATTTATGTAAAGTTGTTGACTTAGGGATGTTCAACACTATCACTCTTATTACTCAAACTAATCCATTATTAGGGTTGGGTTGATGTGATTTTATTCACccaacttaaataaaaaattgtgttgTGTCATCTTTCAAACCAGTCCAGTTCAAGAACACATCTGGATTATTTTTGGtcatattattttgttctGTACATAAGGGCatctttgcttctttttttttctgataagaaacaagtatattcatataacaaaacagaacaACCTAAGGGCAAGGGACAAGAGGGCCCTTTCCAGAAGAAGCTAAGTTGCTAAGAAATGAtagccttccaattgttgaaaatcattgaaaggctataattacaaaagtgtttggtgtaattcgtactccaccaagaAGCTGTGTGTTGCAGCACAGTCTATAAGGGCGTCtttgctttattattatttttatatctttccaatttatttattctgaattttgttattatactTGGATTTTGTACCCCAATAGAATGCTGGTTATTTAGTTGACTATATGGTCCTACCCAAATGACGGGTTATAAGTCTTGGAGAAATCTTgattcttttaacttttctgATGCTTCAATTGCTGCATTAGTTTGCAGTTTGTATTATTGCTAAATTTGTCTTGACAACTGCAGGTATGAGTTGTTTATGGATGCATTCAACCACATTTCTGGAAATATCGACAGGATTTATAAGCAATTGACAAAAAGTAGCACACATCCCTTGGGTGGAACATCTTATTTGAACTTGGAAAATGAGGATGAACCATTTTTACATGGTATAAAGTATACTGCCATGCCACCAACAAAGCGGTTTCGTGACATGGAACAGTTGTCTGGTGGAGAAAAGACTGTCGCGGCATTAGCATTACTTTTTTCCATTCATAGGTATGCTGATATGGATGCTTTGTCTTACATACATGAGTCTTCTTTGTGGACGATTTGATTGCTTATGACTTGTTAGTTTATTACTCTAATTGACTATGCATTATTTACTAAACTCCCTACCCAATGTTCTCGGGTTGAGCCAATAGGATAAGGTGGTGGTTAGTATTCATTAAACTACATCATTCCTGTCAATTTCCTTCTGTTATATACATTATTCCTTTTGCCACTTTTTATATTTCCAGCGAAAGTGAATGAACTTATCTAAGAGCCACAAATTACTGTCAACTGATGGCTGTTCACATTGTTCATTGTATTTCAGTTTTAGGCCTTCGCCCTTTTTCATATTGGATGAAGTTGATGCTGCTTTAGACAACTTGAATGTGGCAAAGGTCGCTGGTTTTATTCGTTCGAAGTCATGTGAAGGTGCTAGAATGAGTCAGGACTTGGATGGAAGCAGCGGTTTTCAAAGTATTGTTATATCACTAAAGGATAGTTTTTATGACAAAGCCGAAGCTTTAGTAGGGGTTTACCGGGATTGCGAAAGAAGGTAAGCTTATAAAAGCACATTCCAtgcatatatgtatatgaatgatcaaatatgcaaaattttgTCCATCATCTGTTGCATTTGTTGTCTAgcctaaatattttgtttcctGGTAGGATTGCCAAAATGTATTAACAAATAATGCACTTGTTTTTGACAGCTGCTCGAGAACATTGACATTTGACCTTACTAAATATCGGGAATCATAGAAACATAGTTTGATTGGTTGAAATCTGTAGAATGGCAACAAATGTACACTACACTGTTGTAGAGCTTCTTCAATCCCATGTATAAGAACTGATGCTTGGAAATGATACCTTAGAAGTAGAAAATACTCGAAAAGAAATGTTTCTTGTAACTTAGAATATGCTTCATCTCATCagtttttgtaaatattctcATCATGGAGGCGAACTCCCATGCTTCCTTTTTAGTGTATTGAGTTTGAAGTTTACCcaaaacatatatttgtttagtAGTTAACAAAAGCTTCAAGTTGGGATGTGTTTTAAGAGTAGTTTTCGATTTTTGGTGCTCTTTTAACCCTCTACATGTTAGATTAAGTGGAAACATGATGGTGTTGCTATagcaaataaaatatctttagATATAGATCTTGGAACAATTTCTATTACAAacatattttggtttatgtgtttatttttagtataaaaagaacattttaCCTTTAAATTAGTCaaagttgtattaatttttgtgATGAGTATTTTGATTCATCAAATTGAACCTCGAATTTAGATTGTAAACTAATTTCATCAACAATAACAAGTTTTccacaaaattttaagtttttgattCACAAATCAACCATTATAAACGTCAAGATCcacaaattttaacaaaaccTGAACTccattcttgtttttctttaaaatcttatCAATTTTGTGTCACAAtcttattaacttttttatatatttattttcatttggtttGTTAGtacttataatatttttatgaaatttaaaatttatcctcaataaatatataaataaaaaatttattggtgTATCCTTTgcgtatttaatttttttttttttaaagttggatACTCTATTTTGTACATCTACCATGGATACGTATTTGAAACTAATTCCTTGCATGTTTTAAGTATCTATGCTTCATAGTTATTCACTCACTCCAATTGATCAAAgtttgagaaacaaaaaaattgataggACTCTAAGCTGAAGTTTTctcaaagttattttttagtctacaataataaaacatacTTAGGTGGGTTAAATAATTAGGAAACAATGTCATGTAAAGCCATTTGGCATGATATCCCTTAGTCTGGAGTAGGTATCATTTTGCTTAATCAATCCTTCtcttatttattcattatagttttaattttaatttcttgatgaCTTTAATATAAAGTTCCAATTCTTATTATTAGTGATGATTTCAAGCCACatcaccaaaatttaaaataataagacttactatatataaaaaaaaaaactatacatctattttcatatcatatgattaaatattaatggcagttcatatataaaataatttttctacttGTGGATATAGGTATAGCTTTTGTTAgctaaatatattaaacatccTTTCTCCTTTTAACTATAATAATAGTAtaattcttaatttgtttcatcatattttaaaactcttGATCTTAACTTTAGtgccttcaaattttttaattagttcctcagaaattaaaagaaatggataaaaaaagaaaatgttgactcaatgaaaagaaaagaagaagaagaaaacataccCTGCCATTAAATTAATTCTTGTTTTAcaacaaatatcaatttatattcttaaactttaGAAGTTGTATAAATTCAAGGAgtcttcatttttaaatatagcaaaatgaatcaaaacatttataaaatgtaacaaaatatatcGTAGTTTATCTATCATGCATAAAGACACATAAAATAGTCTATCACAAAttgattatgatattttgttatacatgtaaatatttttagaaattttgtcttttaaaataaattttctaatttaaaccttaaactaatatttctgtatcaatttaaaccttcAATTTTAGGTTTGTGTCAATTTAAACCATAAActatcaattatatatgtacatTCAAATTGATACACttatataaaagtttcaatgtttaaattgatataattattagtttaagatttaaattgatatacaCAATCTCCGTAGATGTTTGAcgaatgttttaattaatttaataatatattaactCTTCTAACAAATTTGAGCAATAACTTTTACAATTGAATTCattgaataataattcaacttttgataaaatttacaaaatatagcaaacccaacaaaaatatttacaaagtaaaataaaatatcataatctaTCTATGATGAATTAtgataaaccaatatttatgtttatatgtaTCGTGATAGACACGTgtaatagtttattttgatccattgttaaattgtgatatttataagtttttttttattattatggaaCGATCATATAATTGTTGTTTGTTGaatactttaaaaagaaatttggtcAAATTACTTTACCGGCCATCACTATTTAGATATTCATTATCTCATCTCAAAGTGTTTCTAAGAAGagttttgtttattgatgttattgtttttattttatttttcaaatttctatttggttattgtaattaaaataataaaatatgaaacttATTGAATGTggatcttttattttattttatttttttgttgaactGTGTGagatttctttttacaaacttaaaattaattttatttttatttaaagaaaagatatatattttttttttatagttaggattcattatttataaatatgttaaaaattctccttaaatattttctaagaTATTCCTcatatttaagaatattttatcGTTCTTCTTTCTTGACTCTTTAAAAGGTAGAAGTTCTCTGAACGTAAAATCTACTCTTCATAAATGTTATTCagaagtttatattttttgtgaaGAATTTGTAGGAAGGTAAACCGATTACcttctttattttatgaagAATTCTTAGTATCTTCATTAGTGGTTTCAATGTATATGGGATAAGAGATTTAAAGATCTTGAAGATTTGATAAAGTCTTTAAATATTGAAGCTCGTGGCCACGTTCGGTAGACACTTATTAGACAATCAATTCGAAAGCATTCTTTTGTGAGAAAGAGTTCCAAGGTACATCAATTACCTTCTTTGTGAtgataaattattgaagatcTACTGGTGATCTTGAAGGAGCAAAGAAGTTCCCTAGATCTAGGCCAAACTTGTCGAACTGGGTTACTAAAGCTTGTGTTAATCATGTTAGTCATAGCTGAAAgatattatttatcatctcaCTTATTTTTTCCATTCCTTATCCATTTATAAATTACACGTCCtatttcatcattattatttttttaaaactcgaGACTTAATTAGTGATTTAATGCATCTTTAATATAGGACTAAATCCTTGCCAAATGAAAGAACTAAGCTAAAATTTAGGAACTAAAATATGCTTAAACTATTAATCAAATTCTTTAATACTATAATCATTGTTGGTAAgttaatcaaaatttacaattaaataataactaatatcTTAAAGGTTAATGATTCAATTTCTGGTTTCTCTACCAGTGTTCTTGGCTCAAAATCATGaactataaaacaaaacaaaaaagaatctatagtcattattattattcttatgaTTGTGAGGATGAAACTTAAAAGGTTTAAGAGCTTGgttaatgaatatatattttaatcaattaagtTATATGTAAGTAGATTAATCTTTCAAACCACCattgttaaatttttcatttgatttaatattcattgttttttctctctattcaACCAATGTTAGAACAGTTctttctataattttaaataaacctAATTACAACGTTTTGATGCGTTACATATTAGATGATAATATTCTTCAATCTATTAAGGTTAACATCAATCCTTTCGACTTTATTTAATATGCTTTCAAAAGTTACAATATTACTAACTCTAGTCTTCcataaatgtttcaaaactaTCTTTGAAATAGAAATCCGTTAGAATACGAAATGACGGTGTGAAATCATTGTTTTCTGTTCTACACAAGTACTATATACTGTTCCAATTTCTAATctactttaaatattttcacaattCAGGAGTAGTTTTGACAGAATGATGAAAGATGAGAAAGGAGTAAGAGTAATATTGTATCTTAAAAgcataaaatgaaataattgtggtatttaaattaaatctccACACcaagtatataaatatatatatatgtatgtatttgtcATAGATTTTGGCTTTTAGCACTTTGAACTTTTCTCAATGGCTTGGTTTCTGCCGGCCATTTTCTTAATACTTCAGAtcacaatattaaaaaacagaaaaccaAGCTCTTATGTCCCCCATTAAAACACCTCCCATGCTCTTCCCTCATCAACTTCCCaccatatattttcttcttctcagtCCTTCTTTCCTCCCTCTTTGTCTTTCTCTTCTTCGATGAAGCTCGGCCGCCCAGAGGTCGTTAACGGTTGTCTTCTTCAACCACCTCATTCTCATGAACCTTGGGACTATGAGCTCCCTACTTCTTCAACCTCCACCACTCCCATCCTCCATAACCAACCCTTCAACTTGCAATGCAACGACTATGCGTACTCGGTCGACCATGTCAGTGACTTACAAGAATCTAGCACCGATGACACGGTGAGTGGCGATGAAGTTTATGtaggaaatggaagaagtaAAGATGTTGATGATCATGGATTAACTTTGATCAGCCTCCTCTTTGAATGCGGAGTTGCGATTTCTGTTGACAATCTTGTGGAGGCACACCGGATGCTTCTCGAGCTCACTCAGATGGCGTCGCCTTACGGTCAGTCGAGTGCGGAGCGTGTGGTCACATACTTTGCAGCTGCCATGGCTAGTAGAGTCATAAACTCTATATTGGGGATTTGCTCTCCTTTACTTAACTATAAAAGCATAAACAATTCCTTCCAACTTTTCTACAACGTTTCACCATTCATCAAGTTTGCTCACTTGGCCTCAAACCAAACCATACTTGAATCTCTTTCGCAATGTGACATAGTTCATATCATTGACCTTGACATCATGCAAGGCTTGCAATGGCCTCCACTTCTACAAGCGCTTTCCATGAGGATGGATAATGGTTGCTCTCGTCACGTGAGGATCACTGCCGTGGGCACCACCATGGAGCTCCTACTTGACACAGGGAAGCAACTCTCCAACGTTGCTCGACACCTTGGATTATCTTTTGAGTACAACCCCATTGCAGGAAAGGTAGGAAAGATCGATGTATCGATGTTGAAACTCCGACGCAATGAGACAGTAGTCGTGAACTGGGTTCGACATTGTCTTTACGATGCTATCGGAGCTGACTGGAAAACCATTGGGCTAATTCAACAAGTGGGACCTAAAGTTTTTGCATTTGTGGAACAAGATATGTGCTATGGAGGAGCATTTCTAGATCGTTTTGTTAGCTCTCTACATTACTACTCTGCCATTTTTGACTCTCTTGGAGCTTGTCTAAGAAGTGATGATAGTAATAGAAATCAAGTGGAGCACAGCATTTTGTACAGGGAGATCAATAACATATTGGCAATTGGAGGGTCTTCAAGAAGTGGAGAGGAGAAGTTTAGGGAATGGAGAAGTGAACTAAGAAAGTGTTTAATTGAAGTTCCAATGAGTGCAAACTCCATGGCTCAAGCTTGGTTGATGTTGAATATGCATTCTAATAACCAAGGGTTTAGCCTTGTTCAAGGGGAAGGTGGGACACTAAAGCTTAGATGGAAAGATACAAGTCTTTATACTGCTTCTTCATGGACTTGTTCCAATGGGACAGTTGCcctaaattagaaatttaatccttaaatttaaacaagCTTTAGTTTTGGGTACGATTAGGATTTGTATTTCTATCaagtttttgttataatattatcaACAAAAAGCAATTGTCAGCAAAATTCTGTCATATTGTGTCAATTAAGCAACAATTTGAACaaaccttttaaaatttgagtaaTATATGCAAGTCAGTTAAGACACTCTCTTAAGTAGAAAGTTAGATAATCCAACACCAAAAGcgtaaaaactaaatatatagtttaactGCATTCCATTAAAAAGGGTATAGTCTTCCCTTTCCATCAATTTGAATAATGATTTCAATAAGTTTAAGGattcaatttgaataataatatcaagAAGAAAGTGATAAACATTAGTGCTTCACTGTgcagaagagagagagagagagagagagagagagagagagatcgaGTACACGAGGTATTTCATACAAGGTTATTTGACATAATCCTAAACCCAATTTGCAATCTCCCTTTACCTTCGATTTGAATTATGATTTGAATTATTAGAAGGCTTCAAGCATGATGGTTAATTTCATTATCTCAAGATTAAGGCAAGAAACATTCATGCTCAATTGTGAAGATGAGAGAGTGAGAGTAAGAGTAAGAGTGAGCTTCATATACAGTAGATGACCTTGATTGAAATCAAGTATATCTCAATTGAAAATCAAGAGAATTTATCATGATACTCAAGGATTTCGAAGAGCAGCCAATCGCTTTTCGAGCTCGTCGATACCTGAACTGCAAAACGTTAACAAAAAATAGTTCATTATttgagggagaaaaaaaaggaaattatgaGTAAACAGACATAATAATGGCAGCCATCAAAGAAACAATACCATCTTTTCCattgaaataattatgttAACTCACAATTAAAATCATTgcctttcaaaattaatccaATTGGGTCCAgtcttttaaaagttatttgcCTAAAGCCTGCTAGATATCTTTGTTTCaaatgttaagaaaaaaagaagtccaACATAGCAACTAGCTTGTAGATGCAACAAAGCAGGCATGGGAtgtgacattttattttaatagtgTGAAAATCTCATAAGTAGCTTAAATGAGGATCTAAATCTTGTACTATTTCAAGGTaaccaataaattttcttttgatttaaGTAAGAAGATGAATATTGATGGGAAATGCTACATACCTACCGACACCCTCAGTATTCTTTGATGCAATTCTTCCTTTTGGAGCTGTTGATAGCTGAAGCAAATACATATATGATCCAATCAGTTTTAATATATGCAAAATCTAGCTGACTAGAAGACTTCAAAAAGAtgtaaaactaattttaacaTACCTGTGAGGCAACATCAACGCCAATTTCATCGAGTACCTGTTTAAGAAGGGGGAAGAAGGGTTATATTTGGAACTCAAAGGACATAGTAATACAATCTATAGAAGAGAATTTGTTCAAGTAAGGTCGTACAAGAACCAATGTTGGGTTtggttttctattttgaaaatacaactGGTTTCATTGAgggaaaaatatgaaagaatacaagagcattaagaaaaaaccaaTCTCAAAGGTAAAAACCCACTAGAAAAGGAGTCTCCAACTAAGTAAAATATTGACTTGAGAATAATTACAGAAAGCCTTCAAAACTGAAGCCCAAAGAGAAATATGGAACCTTATAAAGGACCAAACCTCATTAAGGCCACTTACGCATTCAGGTGTTAACTGTGCAAATCATAAGTCATACCAAGTCTGATATCCAGATGAAGTTAAGAGTCCTAATATTTAGCACAGCTAGTACCACATTAATTTCATGGAGAAATGTTATTAATAGTAAACATTTTGACCTCTTAAACTCAGGCTTATGACTTCAAACTCAATTCAGACAATCACAAAGCAGTGGGTAAAGGCCAAGGTTTCAAAATTATGCACTTCAGCATTACTttacaacaaacaaatttaagcAAACTTCTTACATCTCGAGCTCCACCACAGTTGGAGGATAAATATGATGGCAGCTAGAGAAACTTACTTGATTTGTTAGATCTTCGGTTTCTTCTTCTGCCTCATCATCGTCCAGGGCATCATCTATAGCATCTGAAATCATCTCCG
Coding sequences within:
- the LOC101206324 gene encoding protein SCARECROW, whose product is MKLGRPEVVNGCLLQPPHSHEPWDYELPTSSTSTTPILHNQPFNLQCNDYAYSVDHVSDLQESSTDDTVSGDEVYVGNGRSKDVDDHGLTLISLLFECGVAISVDNLVEAHRMLLELTQMASPYGQSSAERVVTYFAAAMASRVINSILGICSPLLNYKSINNSFQLFYNVSPFIKFAHLASNQTILESLSQCDIVHIIDLDIMQGLQWPPLLQALSMRMDNGCSRHVRITAVGTTMELLLDTGKQLSNVARHLGLSFEYNPIAGKVGKIDVSMLKLRRNETVVVNWVRHCLYDAIGADWKTIGLIQQVGPKVFAFVEQDMCYGGAFLDRFVSSLHYYSAIFDSLGACLRSDDSNRNQVEHSILYREINNILAIGGSSRSGEEKFREWRSELRKCLIEVPMSANSMAQAWLMLNMHSNNQGFSLVQGEGGTLKLRWKDTSLYTASSWTCSNGTVALN